The Deinococcus aquaticus genomic interval CGCAGGCGCTGTGGTGGGCGGTCGTGACCCTCACCACCACCGGGTACGGCGACGTGTACCCCGCCACGCCCCTGGGCAAGGCGGCGGCCGGGCTGATCATGCTGTTCGGGGTGGGCATGGTGGCCCTCCCGGCGGGCATGATCGCCAGCGGTTTCGCCGAGGAACTCTCCCGCCTGCGCCAGCAGGAGACCGCGGCGGCCTGCTGCCCGCACTGCGGCAAGACTCTCGAATAACGGCGTAACGAATGGGGGCGACGGCAGATGACCGTCGCCCCCCGTCATTCCGTCGCTCAGCGGCGGCCTTTGACCAGCCAGGCGTGCTCCTCGATTCCGGCGGCCTGGTTGGCGGCGCGGGCCATGACGAACAGCAGGTCCGACAGGCGATTCAGGTACACCTGCACGTGCGTGTTGGCGTCCTCCTCGTGCAGCAGGCGGATCACCTCGCGTTCGGCGCGGCGGGCGACGGTGCGGGCCACGTGCAGGCTGGCGGCGGCGGGCGTGCCGCCGGGGTGCACGAAGCCCGTGAAGGGCGGCGCGGCCTCCTGGTAGCGGTCGATCATGGCCTCGATGAACGTGGCGTCCTGCTCGTCCATGCGGGTGATCTTCTTCTCGTACGTGGTGCCGCTGCGCGTGGCGAGGTCCGCGCCCACGTCGAACAGGGCGTTCTGCAGGTACTCCAGGTCGGCGTCCAGCGCCGGGTCGGGTTTGTGGCTGCGGGTGTTGTGCGCGCGGGCCAGTCCGATGGCGCTGTTGAGTTCATCGACGGTGCCGTACGCTTCCACGCGGATGTTTGCCTTGCTGACCCGGTCCGCGCCGTACAGTCCCGTGGTGCCGCCGTCGCCGGTCTTGGTGTAGAGCTTCATGCCCACAGGGTAGTGGATGGTGAACGGTTGATGGTTGATGGAAGGTCCGGCGACCCTCTATCAACCATCAACTGGCGGCGGTTCTTACCGTCCGGTGGATTCGGTCAGTTCCCGCAGGGTCGTGGCGATGTCGGGGCGCAGGTCGGCGGCGCGGTACCGCCACGTCCAGTTGTGGTCGCCGGTGGTGCCGGGGAGGTTCATGCGGGCGTCGGTGCTGAGGTTCAGGAGGTCCTGGAGGGGCACGATGGCCAGCGCGGCGCGGCTTTCGAAGGCCATGCGGGTCAGCTGGGCGGCGAAGGTGTCCTCGGTGGGGTCGCTGCTGGTGTACACACGGAAGTTGTGTTTTTCCTGCTCGGTGGCGTGCACCCACCAGCCGCGGGTGGTGTCGTTGTCGTGCGTGCCGGAGTACACGACCTGATTCTCGCGCAGGTTGTGCGGCAGGAAGTCGTTGACGCTGAAGTCGCCGCCGCCGAACGCGAACTGCAGGACGGCCATGCCGGGGAATTCGAAGTCGTCGCGGAGTTTCTCGACGTCGGGCGTGATGACGCCAAGGTCCTCGGCGATGATGGGCAGGATGCCCAGCGCCTCGCGGACGGCGGCGAACATCTCGTGGCCCATGGCGGGCACCCACTGGCCGTGGATGGCGGTGTCGGCGGGGAAGGGAATTTCCCAGCTGGCCGCGAACCCGCGGAAGTGGTCGATGCGGATCAGGTCGAAGAGGTTCAGGCTACCCTGGAAGCGGTCGATCCACCACTGGAATCCGGCGTCCTGCATGGCTTTCCAGTTGTACAGGGGGTTGCCCCACAGCTGGCCGGTCTCGCTGAAGTAGTCCGGGGGCACGCCGGCCACGACGGTGGGCTGGCCCTGGTCGTCGAAGTAGAACTGGTCGCGGTTGGCCCACACGTCGCTGCTGTCCATGGCGACGAAGATGGGAATGTCGCCGATGATCTGGATACCTTTCTCGGCGGCGTAGCGGCGCAGGACGTTCCACTGGCGGAAGAACAGGAACTGGATGAACTTCACGCGTTCAGTGGTACCGGTCAGCTGTTCGCGGGCAGCGCTCAGCGCTTCGGGGTGGCGGTCGCGGGTGGCGGCCTCCCAGGCGTTCCAGGGCAGGCCGCCGTGCGCGTCCTTGAGGGCCATGAACAGCGCGTAGTCGTCGAGCCACGCAGCCTGCTCCTTCTTGAACGCCTCGAAGTCGGCTTTCAGGTGCTGCGCGCCGCCGAAGGCGTAGTGGGCGTAGGCGCGGCCCAGCATCTGGTTGCGCCACACGTACTGCTGCCCGAAGTCGACCTTGTCGGCGTTGAAGTCCGGCAGGGCGTTGAAGTCGGTGTCTTCCAGCAGGCCGTGTTCGCGCAGGGCGGTCAGGTCGATCAGGTAGGGGTTGCCGGCGAAGGCGCTGAACGCCTGGTAGGGGCTGTCGCCGTAGCCGGTGGGGCCCAGGGGCATGACCTGCCAGTACTTCTGGCCGGCGCGCGCGAGCCAGTCCACGAAGGCGCGGGCGTGCGCGCCGAGTTCCCCGATGCCGTAGGGGCCGGGGAGGCTGGTGGGGTGCAGCAGAACGCCGCTGGATCGTGTGATGGTCATGGGAGAACCTCCTGGTGGTCGGCTGTGGGCCGCTGGCGCGTACGGGAACGGAATCGGGAACCTCTGCCAGGAATGGAAGTGATTCCACGTTGACTGTCAAGGATAGTACCGTGAAGGCGCGGGGCCGTCACCCCAGGTGAAGACCTCCCCAGGTCCAGCGGTCCAGTCAAATGGGCCAGTCAAGTGGGCCAGCCGGTCGGTTCAGGCAGGTGGCCCGGCACAGGGAGATGGGCGTCCTGTCCCGCCTGCACGCCCGGAATCCGCAGCAGAAAGCCCGGTCAACCCGTCTGTCTGGGCGACCGGGCAGCCCCGCCTACTTGGTGTTCAGGAAGTCCAGAATGGCGCGCGCTAGGGCCTGCGCCAGTTGTTCGCGGTACGCGGCGGAGGCCAGTCTGGGCCCCTCGACCGGGTGGGACCCAAAGCCCACCTCGACCAGAATGGCGGGCGTGGTGGGGTTACGGATCACGTAGAAGGCGTCGGTCTGCACGCCCCGGTTCACGGCTCCGGTCGCGGCGATCAGGCGGGACTGCACCTTCTGCGCCAGCTGACGGCTGAACGAGATCTTGGCCTGGGCCAGAATGTCACCCAGCAGGTTCTGCGCGGTGTTCGCCGCCTGACGGGTCAGCTGCTCGCCGAGGCTGCCGCCACCGTTTTCCTGCACGGCCAGGTTGCGGTTACTGCCGGCCAGCGGCTGCCCGAAGTAGTACGTCTCGATGCCCTGCGCGGACGCTCCGGCCGAGTTCACGTGAATGCTGACGAACGCGCTGACCTGCCCGTTATTCGCCAGCCGCGACCGGGCCTCCAGGTCGGCGCTCTTGTTGGTGCTCAGGTGCCGGTCCGTGGTGCGGGTCATGGTCACGTCCACCCCATGGCGTTGCAGTTCGGCGCGGGTGCGCAGAGCCACGTCCAGCGTGACGTCCTCCTCGGTGACCCAGCGGCTGACCATACCGGGATCGATGCCGCCGTGCCCGGCGTCCAGCACCACGCGCGGGCGGGTGGCGGCCGTACTGGCCGGGCGGGTCACGGCGACCGGGCGGGCGGCCGCCGCAGCCGGCGGGCGCGCCGCCGTGGCCGCTGCCGGAATGGCCGACGCGGCCGCGCTGGTGGGCACGTCGATCACCAGCCGCGCGGGCTGACCGCCACCGGCTGGCAGGACGCTGCTTCTGGCGCTGCTGTGCCCGGCGGCCAGCGTGACCGTGACCGTGCGGCCCGACACGGCGTACGCGGTGACGCCCGCCGCGTTCAGGGGGCCCTGTTCGCTGGGCAGCGACACGCCGAGTTTCACGGTGATGGATTGCGACGCCACCTTCGCGCTGACGCTGGGCGCGCCGCCCGAGGCGGGCAGGTCGAACACCAGTCGGGTGTACCCATCGTGGGAACCGACGCGGGGGGCCGCCTGCCCCGAGGTGAACAGGAGCGCGCCGGCCAGCGCGGCGGCGGTCAGCAGGGACCGCGTGGAGGGAACAATCTGACGCTTCACTGCGCGGAGTGTAGCGCCCACGCCCACCCAGCCGGGTGGGAACGCATGAGCCGGGACCGCCCCAGATGAGAAGGCCGCGCCGCGTTCCCCGGTCCGGGGCAGGCCACCTGAACCGAACCTGACGGGCCTCCTCACGCCGCTCAGCGCCCCGCCCGCTACGGTGGGTCTCATGAAGCGCACCCCCTCCCCCACCCTGACGCGTCTGCTGACCGGCACGCTGACGGCCCTGACCCTGGCCGTGGGCAGCGCGCAGGCCGTCACGTTCGGCGGCCTGAACGTCACGCCGCGCGGCCCGCAGAACCTGAACCTCGAAACCGGCGCGACCGACCTGCCGCAGGGCGGCACCGCCACCGACAGTCGCGGCGGCGTGAAACTGACGGCGGCCCGCATGCAATTGCAACCGGGGCAACTGCTGAGCGCGCAGGGCGCGACCATCACCACCCGGCAGGGCGGCACCCTGAAAGCCGCGCAGGTCACGTACGACCTGAAGGCTGGAACGGTCACCGCCACCGGGAACGTCACGTACGACGACGCCCGCTTCACGGCCCTCAGCGCGCCCAGCATGACCCTGAACGTCAAGACCGGCTTCGTGACCGCGCGCGGCGGCGTGAAGGCCAGCAAGCCCGCCATGACCGGCGCCGCGCTGGCCTTCGACCCCAGCACCATGCAGGCCATGCTGTCCGGCCCGTACCGCGTGAACCAGGGCACCCTGCGCGCCGACACGGCCGCCCCCGCTGGGCGCCTGCTGCTGGTGTTCAGCGCCCGCTCAGTCGTGCGCGCCACCGAGGACCCCGACAGCAGTAACCGCAACCGCTTCGAACCGTACCTGCGGTGAGTTGATGGTCGAAAGTCGATGGTTGATGGAGGGGCGTTCCTTCCATTAACCATCGACTTTTAACCTGTGCCCTGCTTACGCGTTGGGTTTCAGGAGGTGGCCGAGGCAGTGGCCGTAACTGACGCCCTGCTGCGCGTCGATCACGAGGTCCTGCACGCTGAACTCCTGCAACACGCCCAGCATGGCGTCGCGCATGCGGGTGTAGATGGTGGTGCGGGCGTGGCAGCGGTCCTCCTCGGGGCAGTGCTCGTGCCAGTTGAGGCTGATACAGGACAGCGGCGCGACCGGCCCGTCGATGGCGCGCACGACCTCGCACAGGCTGATCAGCTGCGGGCGGCGCGACAGCGCGTAGCCGCCGCCGATGCCTTTCTTGCTCTTCACGACGCCCTTGGCGGTCAGGGCCGCCAGGATGCGCACCAGGTAGGGGCGGTGAACGCCGGTCGATTCGCTGATTTCCTCGCTGGACACCCAGCGGGCCGGGTCCTGGGTGCCCAGGAATCCCAGTGCCTGAAAGGCGTACACGTCGGTGGCTGAAAGCCGCATGGCAGGCAGTGTACCGCGCCGCGCGCCCACACCACCCCAGGGTATGAGGTTGGGGGAGTGGGGACTTCAGTCGAGGGTTGTCAGTCCCGCATCAACCCTCGGCGCCGTACCGCTGCTGGAGGTACGCCAGCGCGACGGGGTCCACCTGACCGCCGGGCACCCAGCGTTCCTCCAGGTTCTCGGTGCCGAACAGTGCCCAGGCGGCCGCTTCGGTGTCGGCATCCCAGGGTCCGGCGGGCAGAGCGGCTGCGTGCCCCTGGCGGATCAGCAGGGCCCGCAGCCAGTCCAGCTGCTCCGGCGTGAGGGGACGGGTGGTTTCGGGGCGGGTGAACAGCAGG includes:
- a CDS encoding cob(I)yrinic acid a,c-diamide adenosyltransferase, with the protein product MKLYTKTGDGGTTGLYGADRVSKANIRVEAYGTVDELNSAIGLARAHNTRSHKPDPALDADLEYLQNALFDVGADLATRSGTTYEKKITRMDEQDATFIEAMIDRYQEAAPPFTGFVHPGGTPAAASLHVARTVARRAEREVIRLLHEEDANTHVQVYLNRLSDLLFVMARAANQAAGIEEHAWLVKGRR
- the malQ gene encoding 4-alpha-glucanotransferase, with protein sequence MTITRSSGVLLHPTSLPGPYGIGELGAHARAFVDWLARAGQKYWQVMPLGPTGYGDSPYQAFSAFAGNPYLIDLTALREHGLLEDTDFNALPDFNADKVDFGQQYVWRNQMLGRAYAHYAFGGAQHLKADFEAFKKEQAAWLDDYALFMALKDAHGGLPWNAWEAATRDRHPEALSAAREQLTGTTERVKFIQFLFFRQWNVLRRYAAEKGIQIIGDIPIFVAMDSSDVWANRDQFYFDDQGQPTVVAGVPPDYFSETGQLWGNPLYNWKAMQDAGFQWWIDRFQGSLNLFDLIRIDHFRGFAASWEIPFPADTAIHGQWVPAMGHEMFAAVREALGILPIIAEDLGVITPDVEKLRDDFEFPGMAVLQFAFGGGDFSVNDFLPHNLRENQVVYSGTHDNDTTRGWWVHATEQEKHNFRVYTSSDPTEDTFAAQLTRMAFESRAALAIVPLQDLLNLSTDARMNLPGTTGDHNWTWRYRAADLRPDIATTLRELTESTGR
- a CDS encoding N-acetylmuramoyl-L-alanine amidase, yielding MKRQIVPSTRSLLTAAALAGALLFTSGQAAPRVGSHDGYTRLVFDLPASGGAPSVSAKVASQSITVKLGVSLPSEQGPLNAAGVTAYAVSGRTVTVTLAAGHSSARSSVLPAGGGQPARLVIDVPTSAAASAIPAAATAARPPAAAAARPVAVTRPASTAATRPRVVLDAGHGGIDPGMVSRWVTEEDVTLDVALRTRAELQRHGVDVTMTRTTDRHLSTNKSADLEARSRLANNGQVSAFVSIHVNSAGASAQGIETYYFGQPLAGSNRNLAVQENGGGSLGEQLTRQAANTAQNLLGDILAQAKISFSRQLAQKVQSRLIAATGAVNRGVQTDAFYVIRNPTTPAILVEVGFGSHPVEGPRLASAAYREQLAQALARAILDFLNTK
- a CDS encoding Rrf2 family transcriptional regulator, yielding MRLSATDVYAFQALGFLGTQDPARWVSSEEISESTGVHRPYLVRILAALTAKGVVKSKKGIGGGYALSRRPQLISLCEVVRAIDGPVAPLSCISLNWHEHCPEEDRCHARTTIYTRMRDAMLGVLQEFSVQDLVIDAQQGVSYGHCLGHLLKPNA